A section of the Ciceribacter thiooxidans genome encodes:
- the ugpA gene encoding sn-glycerol-3-phosphate ABC transporter permease UgpA, producing the protein MQTKRTIFGNKILPYGLLLPQLAVTLIFFIWPAAQAVRQSFLREDPFGLSTAFVGLKNYAALFADPSYLNSLQVTLVFSVGVAIFSIVLALILALAADSCIRSRNVYTTLLVWPYAVAPAVAGILWWFMFNPTIGIAPYMLREVGYNWNHRLSGLDAMILVIMAASWKQISYNFLFFLAGLQAIPQSLREAAAIDGAGPAKRFFTVVFPLLSPTTFFLVVVNIVYTMFDTFAVIHATTKGGPAQATNILVYKVFNDGFIGLNMGSSAAQSVILMGIVIFLTFIQFRFVERRVQY; encoded by the coding sequence ATGCAGACCAAGCGCACGATATTCGGCAACAAGATACTGCCCTATGGGCTCCTGTTGCCCCAACTCGCCGTTACGTTGATCTTCTTCATCTGGCCGGCCGCCCAGGCCGTTCGCCAGTCGTTCCTGCGGGAGGATCCGTTTGGCCTCAGCACGGCCTTTGTCGGCCTTAAGAACTACGCGGCACTATTTGCCGATCCGAGCTACCTGAATTCGCTGCAGGTTACGCTGGTTTTTTCTGTCGGCGTCGCGATTTTCTCGATCGTCCTGGCGCTGATCCTCGCACTCGCTGCCGATAGCTGCATCCGCAGCCGCAACGTTTACACGACGCTACTTGTATGGCCCTACGCGGTTGCCCCTGCAGTCGCTGGCATCCTGTGGTGGTTCATGTTCAATCCGACCATCGGCATTGCGCCCTACATGTTGCGGGAGGTCGGCTACAATTGGAATCACAGGCTTTCCGGCCTGGACGCGATGATTCTCGTCATCATGGCCGCGAGCTGGAAGCAGATCTCCTACAACTTCCTTTTCTTCCTGGCGGGCCTGCAAGCCATTCCTCAGTCACTGCGGGAGGCGGCCGCCATTGATGGGGCCGGGCCGGCGAAGCGCTTCTTTACCGTCGTTTTTCCGCTGCTCTCGCCCACCACGTTCTTCCTGGTTGTCGTCAACATCGTCTATACGATGTTCGATACCTTCGCCGTCATCCATGCCACCACCAAGGGAGGTCCGGCGCAGGCGACGAATATCCTCGTCTACAAGGTTTTCAACGACGGTTTCATCGGCCTCAATATGGGGTCATCCGCCGCCCAATCAGTCATCCTGATGGGCATCGTCATCTTTCTTACCTTCATTCAGTTCCGCTTTGTCGAGCGGCGCGTACAGTACTGA
- the gshB gene encoding glutathione synthase — translation MAKITNIAVQMDHVSGIGIAGDSTFAMSLEAQARGYRLFHYTPDRLTMRDGRVFATVEPMELRDVKGDHFTLGEPERVDLSTMDVVLLRQDPPFDMAYITSTHLLERIHPKTLVVNDPAWVRNSPEKIFVTEFADLMPPTLITRDNDEIARFREEMGDIILKPLYGNGGAGVFHTTRDDRNFSSLLEMFHQVFREPFIAQAYLPDVRKGDKRIILVDGDPVGAINRVPAETDSRSNMHVGGRAEATELTAREREICARIGPALRERGFLLVGIDVIGDYMTEINVTSPTGLREVKRFGGADIAALLWDAIERKRA, via the coding sequence ATGGCGAAGATCACCAATATCGCGGTCCAGATGGACCATGTTTCCGGCATCGGAATTGCGGGCGACTCGACCTTCGCGATGAGCCTGGAGGCACAAGCGCGCGGATATCGCCTGTTCCATTACACGCCTGACCGGCTGACCATGCGGGACGGGCGGGTTTTTGCGACCGTCGAGCCGATGGAACTGCGTGACGTCAAGGGCGACCACTTCACCCTGGGCGAGCCGGAGCGTGTCGATCTGTCGACCATGGACGTGGTGCTGCTGCGCCAGGATCCGCCCTTCGACATGGCCTACATCACCTCGACGCACCTGCTGGAGCGCATCCACCCCAAGACGCTCGTCGTCAACGATCCGGCCTGGGTACGCAATTCGCCGGAAAAGATCTTCGTCACCGAGTTTGCCGACCTGATGCCGCCGACCCTGATTACCCGCGACAACGACGAGATCGCGCGCTTTCGCGAGGAAATGGGCGATATCATCCTGAAGCCGCTTTACGGCAACGGTGGCGCCGGCGTCTTCCATACCACCCGCGACGACCGCAACTTCTCCTCGCTGCTGGAAATGTTCCACCAGGTCTTCCGCGAGCCCTTCATCGCGCAGGCTTACCTGCCGGATGTCCGCAAGGGCGACAAGCGCATCATCCTCGTCGACGGGGACCCGGTGGGCGCAATCAACCGTGTGCCGGCCGAGACCGACAGCCGTTCCAACATGCATGTCGGCGGGCGCGCCGAGGCGACGGAACTGACGGCGCGCGAGCGCGAGATCTGTGCGAGGATCGGTCCGGCGCTGAGAGAGCGCGGCTTTCTGCTGGTCGGCATCGACGTGATCGGCGATTACATGACGGAAATCAACGTCACGTCGCCGACTGGCCTCCGTGAAGTGAAGCGCTTTGGCGGCGCGGACATTGCCGCCCTGCTTTGGGATGCAATCGAGAGAAAGCGCGCCTGA
- a CDS encoding cupin domain-containing protein gives MALKLLLVSMAGALATLPKERHLGERAPVVAANSGMLVLKPAPINPDWIIRGTPMARVGDHSTSTDEASSTAVWDCTAGEFRWYFGWDETVVIQEGEVHVTAEDGSERVLRAGDIAYFRGGTWATWRVDNYVRKIAFLRKPFPEPLATLYRIRNALRSPSGRGFFG, from the coding sequence ATGGCTTTGAAGCTTCTTCTCGTCAGCATGGCAGGCGCACTCGCGACACTGCCGAAGGAACGGCATCTCGGAGAACGTGCGCCGGTGGTTGCCGCAAACAGCGGCATGCTGGTGCTGAAGCCCGCGCCGATCAATCCGGATTGGATCATCCGGGGGACCCCGATGGCCCGCGTCGGCGATCATTCGACGAGTACGGATGAGGCGAGCTCGACGGCCGTCTGGGACTGCACCGCCGGCGAGTTCCGCTGGTACTTCGGCTGGGACGAGACCGTCGTCATCCAGGAGGGCGAGGTCCACGTCACGGCGGAAGACGGCAGCGAAAGGGTGCTGAGGGCCGGCGACATCGCCTATTTCCGCGGCGGCACCTGGGCCACCTGGCGGGTCGACAATTACGTCCGCAAGATCGCTTTCCTGCGCAAGCCGTTTCCGGAACCGCTCGCGACGCTTTACAGGATCCGCAATGCGCTGCGTTCGCCGTCCGGACGGGGTTTCTTCGGCTGA
- a CDS encoding NaeI family type II restriction endonuclease translates to MSQAPLDSSHPDYAELAPLVAAILEHGGGYDAFAEKVPVLIRQAFDEVIDAPRTNRFTLAEIEKTEKTYLGTKVEILLRNYLKIPKGKILDMLIHGVEVDIKNTVGRNWMVPTESLNRPAFLIRANEKTALCDVGMVIFRPDYLTISANKDAKKQLAAAHHSDIWWILQSHPYPPNFWEVLSVTERDAIMSAGGGKNRIAALFEKIQRQPISRLQVQALAQQHDYMKRIRRNGGARDVLAPKGIALLWGQGDRSTIEALKLAPVTADEFISVTPETVEEEVLLRKAGHID, encoded by the coding sequence ATGTCACAAGCCCCTCTTGATTCGTCACATCCGGACTATGCGGAACTCGCTCCGCTTGTTGCCGCCATCCTAGAGCACGGCGGAGGATATGATGCCTTCGCCGAGAAGGTGCCCGTGCTAATCCGGCAGGCCTTCGACGAAGTCATAGACGCTCCCAGAACCAACAGGTTCACCCTCGCTGAGATCGAGAAGACCGAGAAGACATATCTCGGCACCAAGGTTGAGATCCTGCTTCGCAACTATCTCAAGATACCGAAGGGAAAGATTCTCGACATGCTGATCCATGGCGTCGAGGTTGACATAAAAAACACAGTCGGCCGGAACTGGATGGTTCCAACGGAGAGCCTGAACCGTCCAGCGTTCTTGATCAGAGCCAACGAAAAGACGGCATTGTGCGACGTTGGCATGGTTATCTTCCGGCCTGACTACCTGACCATCAGCGCGAACAAGGATGCCAAGAAACAGCTTGCAGCAGCACACCATTCCGACATCTGGTGGATTCTTCAATCTCATCCGTACCCGCCGAATTTCTGGGAAGTGCTCTCAGTGACAGAGAGGGATGCGATCATGTCGGCCGGCGGCGGCAAGAACCGGATCGCTGCATTGTTCGAAAAGATACAGCGTCAGCCGATATCACGGCTCCAAGTCCAGGCGCTCGCGCAGCAGCACGATTACATGAAGCGTATCCGGAGGAACGGCGGCGCGCGTGATGTGCTTGCGCCGAAGGGGATCGCCCTCCTCTGGGGGCAAGGTGACCGCTCCACGATCGAAGCGCTCAAGCTAGCGCCAGTGACTGCGGACGAGTTCATATCTGTTACACCAGAGACGGTCGAAGAAGAAGTCCTGCTACGGAAGGCCGGCCACATTGATTGA
- a CDS encoding DNA cytosine methyltransferase translates to MTLSSLEMCAGAGGQARGLELAGFDHAGVVELDRDCCNTLRLNRPNWTVHEEDLSLFEGGGYKGIDLLAGGLPCPPFSIAGKQLGDKDERNLFPAAIRLVDETKPRAIMIENVRGFLGAVFEDYRGFIRAELKKLGYEAHWRLFNASDYGVPQLRPRVIIVALRDDIKDRFEWPTPSTADAPTVGETLVDLMAANGWKGAKAWAKRANDVAPTLVGGSKKHGGPDLGPTRAKRAWATLGVNGKGLADEAPDRDFVGMPKLTVRMAARIQGFDDQWQFAGRKTASYRQVGNAFPPPVAKAVAERLHAAITSRAIYPTSALSA, encoded by the coding sequence ATGACACTCTCCTCTCTTGAAATGTGCGCTGGCGCTGGTGGTCAGGCCAGAGGCCTTGAATTGGCCGGCTTTGATCACGCCGGAGTTGTCGAGCTCGATCGTGACTGCTGCAATACATTGCGACTCAACAGGCCGAATTGGACTGTTCATGAGGAAGACCTGTCGCTCTTCGAAGGCGGCGGATACAAGGGCATCGATCTACTGGCCGGAGGCTTGCCATGCCCTCCGTTCTCCATTGCAGGCAAGCAGCTCGGCGACAAGGATGAGAGGAACCTGTTCCCTGCCGCGATCCGGCTGGTCGATGAGACAAAGCCTCGGGCCATCATGATCGAGAACGTCCGAGGCTTCCTCGGTGCGGTATTCGAAGACTATCGTGGATTCATCCGGGCAGAGCTCAAGAAGCTCGGATACGAGGCTCACTGGCGCCTCTTCAATGCCTCGGACTACGGCGTGCCGCAGCTTCGGCCGCGCGTGATCATCGTTGCCCTCCGTGATGACATCAAAGACCGCTTTGAATGGCCCACGCCTTCCACAGCCGATGCGCCCACGGTTGGCGAGACACTGGTCGACCTGATGGCCGCCAACGGCTGGAAGGGAGCAAAAGCGTGGGCGAAGCGAGCGAACGACGTAGCGCCGACGCTCGTGGGTGGCAGCAAGAAGCACGGCGGCCCAGACCTTGGCCCGACGCGTGCCAAACGCGCATGGGCGACACTTGGGGTCAATGGCAAGGGACTTGCTGACGAGGCTCCTGATCGCGACTTTGTCGGCATGCCCAAGCTCACGGTGAGGATGGCGGCGAGAATTCAAGGATTCGACGACCAGTGGCAGTTCGCTGGACGCAAAACGGCATCATACAGGCAAGTCGGTAATGCCTTCCCGCCTCCGGTGGCAAAGGCCGTCGCGGAAAGGCTGCATGCGGCGATTACGAGCCGCGCCATATATCCCACTTCGGCACTGTCGGCCTGA
- a CDS encoding sn-glycerol-3-phosphate import ATP-binding protein UgpC produces MASIDIDKVGKVYAGGVHAVTDISISIADGEFIVLVGPSGCGKSTLLRMVAGLETISSGTVSIGDRIVNRVEPADRDIAMVFQNYALYPHMSVYDNLAYGLKNRGTPKAEINARVAEAARMLQLDPYLDRKPKALSGGQRQRVAMGRAIVRKPAAFLFDEPLSNLDAKLRVSMRGEIKQLQRRLGTTSIYVTHDQLEAMTLADRLVVLNAGRIEQIGTPLEVYHNPASTFVASFIGSPAMNLLDAVLDHDRLRIGETEIAMEQPTAVSGPVTLGVRPEDFAVVEKSAPSLPFAVDYVEELGAHRLVHGHVSGQQLTVSLGLDTEITPTMALAAPLKQLYFFSRETGKRIVPVADMPASALRGTSA; encoded by the coding sequence ATGGCTTCAATCGACATCGACAAGGTTGGAAAGGTGTATGCCGGCGGTGTGCATGCCGTAACGGATATTTCGATCTCTATCGCGGACGGCGAGTTCATCGTGCTCGTAGGGCCCTCCGGCTGCGGCAAGTCCACCCTTCTGCGCATGGTGGCGGGGCTCGAAACCATTTCGAGCGGCACCGTCAGCATCGGTGACCGGATTGTGAATCGCGTGGAGCCTGCGGATCGAGACATCGCCATGGTTTTCCAGAATTATGCGCTCTATCCGCATATGAGCGTCTACGACAATCTCGCCTATGGGCTGAAAAACCGCGGCACGCCCAAGGCGGAGATCAATGCCCGCGTCGCCGAAGCCGCCCGGATGCTGCAGCTCGATCCCTATCTCGACCGCAAGCCGAAGGCGCTCTCCGGCGGCCAGCGCCAGCGCGTTGCGATGGGGCGCGCGATCGTCCGCAAGCCGGCGGCCTTCCTCTTCGACGAGCCGTTGTCCAATCTCGACGCCAAGCTGCGCGTGTCCATGCGTGGCGAGATCAAGCAATTGCAGCGTCGGCTCGGTACGACATCGATCTACGTCACGCATGACCAGCTGGAGGCGATGACGCTCGCGGATCGTCTGGTGGTGCTGAACGCCGGCCGCATCGAGCAGATCGGCACACCACTGGAGGTCTACCACAACCCTGCCTCCACCTTCGTGGCGAGCTTTATCGGATCGCCTGCGATGAACCTGTTGGACGCAGTGCTCGATCATGATCGTCTGCGGATCGGCGAGACCGAAATCGCGATGGAGCAGCCGACCGCGGTTTCCGGGCCTGTCACCCTTGGCGTGCGTCCCGAGGACTTCGCCGTCGTCGAGAAAAGCGCGCCATCACTGCCTTTCGCCGTCGACTATGTCGAGGAGCTGGGTGCACACCGACTGGTTCACGGCCACGTCTCCGGGCAGCAACTGACGGTCTCCCTCGGACTGGACACGGAGATAACGCCGACGATGGCGTTGGCGGCGCCTCTGAAGCAGCTGTATTTCTTCTCCCGCGAGACCGGCAAGCGGATCGTTCCCGTGGCCGACATGCCTGCATCGGCGCTACGAGGCACGTCGGCCTGA
- a CDS encoding very short patch repair endonuclease — MTSSQTSEQRSRNMSRIRSKDTAPELKVRRLVHSLGYRYRLHRKDLPGKPDLVFGPRKKIVEVRGCYWHAHLRYEPGCPEARSPSKSNTGYWGPKMDRNVERDTANLAKLHALGWDVLILWECELRDMESVEDRIRDFLGART; from the coding sequence GTGACCTCTTCCCAAACGTCCGAGCAGCGCAGCAGGAATATGTCGCGTATCCGAAGCAAGGACACCGCGCCAGAACTGAAAGTTCGCCGGCTGGTGCATTCGCTCGGCTACCGCTACCGCCTTCACCGCAAGGATTTGCCCGGTAAACCTGATCTGGTCTTCGGCCCCCGGAAGAAGATCGTCGAGGTTAGAGGCTGCTACTGGCATGCCCACCTGAGATACGAGCCCGGGTGCCCCGAGGCTCGTTCTCCATCCAAATCGAATACAGGATATTGGGGCCCCAAGATGGATCGCAATGTGGAACGCGATACGGCCAATCTGGCCAAACTCCATGCCCTTGGATGGGATGTTCTGATCCTGTGGGAATGCGAGCTACGGGATATGGAATCCGTCGAAGATCGGATTCGCGACTTTCTAGGGGCACGGACATAA
- a CDS encoding helix-turn-helix domain-containing protein, whose protein sequence is MSAFNAISQELIDIWLQSDATTAPEDLYSIVIGRLNIKMALSVVTTVADDPYDWRFRRVKDFGFRSYLLNQMKQQFPDAALRDLDRRFIDDAIISAYLRTLEVKRPALDLVRTKLLGVRIGYERLIIPQKCGGKPGWCISLVEGRFFISPMREAKTDITDDNIIQLLIEGQTTKEIAEILHLSPRTIEHRIDKLKSRFEAKNLVHLVAKLVATQVERQAHEGKVRTPLD, encoded by the coding sequence ATGAGTGCATTCAACGCGATCTCACAAGAGCTTATCGATATATGGTTGCAGTCTGATGCAACGACTGCCCCAGAAGACCTCTATTCGATAGTGATCGGGCGGCTGAATATCAAAATGGCGCTCTCCGTCGTTACGACGGTAGCCGATGATCCTTATGACTGGCGATTTCGGCGGGTGAAGGACTTTGGATTCAGGAGCTACCTGCTGAACCAGATGAAGCAGCAATTTCCCGATGCCGCGCTGCGCGATCTCGATCGCCGCTTCATTGATGATGCGATCATCTCCGCCTATTTGCGGACTCTGGAGGTGAAGCGCCCCGCGCTTGACCTCGTGAGGACGAAGCTCCTCGGTGTCCGCATCGGTTACGAGCGCCTTATCATACCGCAGAAATGCGGTGGGAAGCCGGGCTGGTGCATCAGTCTGGTCGAAGGGCGCTTCTTCATCTCTCCGATGCGGGAAGCGAAGACCGACATCACGGATGACAACATCATCCAGCTCCTTATCGAAGGGCAGACCACGAAGGAAATTGCTGAAATCCTTCATTTGTCGCCAAGGACGATCGAGCATCGGATAGATAAGTTGAAGAGCCGATTTGAGGCGAAGAACCTGGTGCATCTGGTGGCAAAACTCGTTGCCACGCAGGTTGAGCGTCAGGCACACGAAGGGAAGGTCAGAACGCCCCTTGATTGA
- a CDS encoding recombinase family protein, with protein sequence MARIGYARVSTIDQHLGLQRDALQAAGCDRIFEDHGVSGGQSKRCGLSGVLRTLRRGDVLVVWRLDRLGRSVGHLVQIITRLQKRQIGFRSVMENIDTESAGGRMVFHVLAAMAEFERSIIRERTVAGIAAARARGQQHGRKRSLTDEQCLAAYKEIGGGEPWEDVASRLHVHPRTLKRGITKVCGGIPGYTA encoded by the coding sequence GTGGCAAGGATTGGATATGCGCGAGTTTCAACGATCGATCAGCATCTCGGACTACAGAGGGATGCTCTCCAAGCGGCGGGCTGCGATCGGATATTCGAGGACCACGGCGTTTCTGGAGGCCAGAGCAAGCGATGCGGCCTTTCCGGCGTATTGAGAACACTGCGCAGAGGCGACGTGCTGGTGGTCTGGAGGCTGGATCGCCTGGGGCGTTCGGTCGGCCATCTCGTCCAGATCATCACCAGGCTCCAGAAGAGGCAGATCGGGTTCCGTTCGGTGATGGAAAACATCGATACGGAATCGGCCGGTGGCCGGATGGTCTTCCATGTTCTGGCGGCAATGGCCGAATTCGAGCGGTCGATCATCCGAGAGCGAACGGTCGCGGGCATAGCCGCTGCGCGCGCACGCGGCCAGCAACATGGCCGGAAGCGTTCTTTAACCGATGAACAATGCCTTGCGGCATACAAAGAAATCGGCGGCGGCGAGCCTTGGGAGGACGTGGCCTCCCGGCTCCATGTCCACCCGCGCACCTTGAAGCGCGGTATCACAAAGGTCTGCGGCGGCATTCCGGGTTACACCGCGTGA
- a CDS encoding putative Ig domain-containing protein, which produces MRTAVIILAAFAALWNVDASAGTYVLRSSTTGAIAVPVAVPPEEPTTPLPPETSAGFALSMTGQASVAAGAALDLRPVVSGASGSLSYSYSGRLPLGVSFDVKTGRIDGRALVAGSYEVWVSATDSIGTAVTAVVTIVVT; this is translated from the coding sequence ATGAGGACGGCTGTTATCATTCTTGCCGCGTTCGCGGCTCTCTGGAACGTCGACGCGTCAGCCGGCACGTATGTGCTGCGGTCGTCAACGACGGGTGCGATCGCCGTCCCCGTCGCGGTTCCCCCGGAAGAGCCGACGACACCGCTGCCGCCGGAGACTTCGGCGGGCTTTGCGTTGTCGATGACTGGTCAGGCATCCGTGGCGGCAGGCGCGGCGCTCGATCTGCGTCCGGTGGTCTCAGGGGCATCTGGCAGCCTGTCGTACTCATATTCCGGCAGGCTGCCTCTTGGCGTATCCTTCGATGTCAAGACGGGCCGGATCGACGGGCGGGCGCTGGTGGCGGGAAGCTACGAAGTCTGGGTGTCGGCGACGGATTCGATCGGCACGGCGGTGACGGCGGTCGTGACCATCGTCGTGACGTGA
- a CDS encoding flagellin translates to MTSIKTNLSAMSALQTLRMISSGLQKTQNEVSTGLRVATASDNAAYWSISTTMRSDNMALAAVADAIGLGAAKVDVAYAGMSAVIDVLAEFKAKLVAATEDGVDRAKIQTELEQIKEQVVGISKSASFSGQNWLDTDIADIKDSALNRSSVVSSFVRDDAGSVAVTTMDVDLSKIALFNTTGYGLLQTDVPVVATPPSDPTSTPASYHIQEYFYFDGPITLSSSDSISFDLVVHPGGSAPDAILPTTITQSDVNAALGISTGTISGGDEMRAVLNHVWSGNGVGVSAGAYGQTQPDGSTLWHTFVIHASQVTDQPDSDIEITNLTSTLPGGAAGGLDSASWYTARSAFPGGSTGGTPGTDVELRMNFLDIDVTNGVGDQLAAIEVMLSRTTSAAATLGSLKMRIDMQADFTQTMMASIDKGIGRLVDADMNEASTRLKAIQTQQQLAIQSLQIANSAPQNLLNLFR, encoded by the coding sequence ATGACGAGTATAAAGACGAATCTTTCCGCCATGTCGGCGCTCCAGACCCTGCGGATGATCTCCAGCGGACTGCAGAAGACACAGAACGAGGTTTCCACCGGCCTCCGTGTGGCGACAGCATCGGACAATGCCGCCTATTGGTCGATCTCCACCACCATGCGTTCGGACAACATGGCGCTGGCCGCAGTGGCTGACGCGATCGGTCTCGGAGCAGCCAAGGTCGATGTTGCTTATGCTGGAATGAGCGCCGTCATCGACGTGCTCGCCGAGTTCAAAGCCAAGCTCGTGGCCGCGACCGAGGATGGAGTCGACAGGGCGAAAATCCAGACCGAGCTGGAGCAGATCAAGGAGCAGGTCGTCGGCATCTCGAAGTCCGCGAGCTTCAGTGGTCAGAACTGGCTGGACACCGACATAGCAGACATCAAGGACAGCGCGCTCAACAGGTCCTCGGTGGTATCTTCGTTCGTGCGGGATGATGCCGGCAGCGTTGCCGTCACGACGATGGACGTTGATCTCTCGAAGATCGCCTTATTCAACACCACCGGGTACGGCCTACTGCAGACGGATGTTCCTGTCGTGGCAACGCCTCCTTCTGATCCGACATCCACCCCCGCCAGCTATCACATCCAGGAATACTTCTATTTCGACGGACCAATCACGCTGTCATCATCTGACAGCATAAGTTTCGATCTCGTGGTCCATCCGGGTGGCTCTGCACCGGATGCCATCTTGCCGACGACGATCACCCAGTCGGATGTCAACGCGGCACTCGGAATTTCGACAGGCACGATATCAGGCGGTGACGAGATGAGGGCGGTTCTCAACCATGTTTGGAGCGGGAATGGCGTTGGCGTTAGTGCGGGAGCGTACGGACAAACGCAGCCTGATGGCAGTACGCTTTGGCACACGTTCGTCATTCATGCCAGCCAGGTCACCGACCAGCCTGATTCGGATATCGAGATAACGAACCTCACTTCGACGCTTCCGGGCGGCGCGGCGGGCGGGTTGGACAGTGCTTCCTGGTACACGGCGAGAAGTGCTTTTCCGGGCGGCTCGACAGGTGGGACTCCAGGCACCGACGTAGAGTTGCGGATGAATTTTCTCGATATCGACGTGACGAACGGCGTTGGCGACCAGCTTGCCGCAATCGAGGTAATGCTGAGCCGAACGACCTCTGCTGCGGCCACCCTCGGTTCACTGAAAATGCGCATCGACATGCAGGCGGACTTCACCCAGACGATGATGGCCAGCATCGACAAGGGCATCGGCCGTCTTGTCGATGCTGACATGAATGAGGCATCGACCCGATTAAAGGCAATCCAGACGCAGCAGCAGCTCGCCATTCAGAGCCTTCAAATTGCCAACTCCGCGCCGCAGAACCTTCTCAACCTGTTCAGGTGA
- the ugpE gene encoding sn-glycerol-3-phosphate ABC transporter permease UgpE: MVENRPGLKILAHLVLIIGVAAVALPVYIAFIASTHGPNDFLSGLIPLTPGGHGLENYRQMLTSGLGSFGMPPLTPMLVNSLIMALSIAVGKIVISFLSAFAIVYFRFPLRQFCFWIIFVTLMLPVEVRIVPTFQVVASLGMLDSYAGLSIPLIASATATFLFRQFFLTVPDELLEAARIDGAGPLKFLRDVLLPLSRTNIAALFVILFIYGWNQYLWPLLVTTDPGYYTIVMGIKRMSEVADAEPQWNLVMATVVLAMLPPVLVVILMQRLFVKGLVETEK, from the coding sequence ATGGTTGAGAACAGGCCCGGGCTCAAGATACTGGCACATCTCGTGCTGATTATAGGCGTGGCAGCCGTCGCCCTGCCGGTCTACATCGCCTTCATCGCCTCCACACACGGTCCGAACGATTTTCTCTCCGGCTTGATTCCACTCACGCCGGGCGGGCATGGCTTGGAGAACTACAGGCAGATGCTGACGTCCGGTCTTGGATCCTTCGGGATGCCGCCGCTCACGCCGATGTTGGTCAACAGCCTGATCATGGCCTTGTCGATTGCCGTGGGAAAGATCGTGATTTCCTTCCTTTCGGCATTTGCGATCGTCTACTTCCGCTTTCCGCTGCGCCAGTTCTGCTTCTGGATCATCTTCGTTACGCTGATGCTGCCGGTCGAGGTGCGCATCGTGCCGACCTTTCAGGTTGTTGCCAGTCTCGGGATGCTCGACTCGTATGCCGGTTTGTCGATCCCGCTGATTGCTTCCGCGACGGCGACTTTCCTGTTCCGTCAGTTCTTCCTCACGGTTCCGGATGAGTTGCTGGAGGCGGCGCGGATCGATGGTGCCGGACCGCTCAAGTTTCTTCGTGACGTGCTTTTGCCGCTGTCCCGGACCAACATAGCCGCGCTCTTCGTCATTCTCTTTATCTACGGGTGGAACCAGTACCTCTGGCCGCTCCTGGTCACGACCGACCCCGGCTATTACACCATCGTCATGGGCATCAAACGTATGTCAGAAGTTGCCGATGCCGAGCCCCAATGGAACCTGGTCATGGCCACCGTCGTGCTTGCCATGCTGCCGCCGGTACTGGTCGTCATTCTTATGCAGCGGCTCTTTGTAAAAGGCCTTGTGGAAACGGAGAAGTGA